A genomic region of Nitrospirota bacterium contains the following coding sequences:
- a CDS encoding arginine--tRNA ligase, which produces MKAELKTLIETGLEEIKGELQLQDVPLVHLEIPKRENQGDYSTPIAMVIGSMTRQIPRKVAELILKHLPANPMIEKIEIAGPGYLNFTFKNSHWYDVLREIIQKGKTYGHSKTGIRVKVQVEFVSANPTGPLHVGHGRGAVVGDALANLLEITGHEVQREYYINDVGRQVDLLGHSTYARYLQLKGKKGEIPPEGYQGEYVTEIAREIDSKRISIPEKDSEIVPFFTEYSKIRILAEIKKDLDALHVYFSDWFSEKELYDTGMVNKTLEELRKKGLLYEHEGGTWFATTRFGDDKDRIVIKSSGEKTYYASDIAYHYQKYQRGFDRVINIWGADHHGYILRVKAAVEALGFDPKTLNILLLQLVNLVREGKPVPMSKRAGEYVTLRDVFNEVGVDSTRFFFLTRGSDNALDFDLELAKKQSNENPVYYIQYAHARICSVLRNAEEKKIDLSGKEVNLSLLTLPQEFALMKQLAYYPMLIQECAEALEPHRLSFYLQDLAGLLHQYYYKNRIISDDLALTRSRLYLTQAIKIVLNNALGVLGINAPEKM; this is translated from the coding sequence ATGAAAGCAGAGTTAAAAACATTGATTGAAACTGGTTTGGAGGAGATCAAAGGAGAACTTCAACTCCAGGATGTTCCCCTGGTTCATCTTGAAATTCCTAAACGAGAAAACCAGGGCGATTATTCGACTCCGATTGCGATGGTCATCGGTTCCATGACACGGCAGATTCCCCGAAAGGTCGCTGAATTGATTTTGAAGCATTTACCGGCAAATCCGATGATTGAAAAAATAGAAATCGCCGGTCCAGGGTACCTGAACTTTACCTTTAAAAACAGCCATTGGTATGATGTTTTAAGGGAAATTATTCAAAAAGGTAAAACCTATGGCCATTCGAAAACCGGAATAAGGGTCAAGGTCCAGGTAGAGTTTGTCAGCGCCAACCCCACAGGTCCCCTTCATGTGGGTCATGGACGAGGCGCCGTGGTGGGTGATGCTCTGGCCAATTTATTGGAGATTACGGGTCATGAGGTTCAACGAGAATATTATATCAATGATGTCGGACGACAGGTTGATCTCTTGGGACACTCAACCTATGCCAGATACCTGCAGTTAAAAGGGAAAAAAGGGGAAATTCCTCCGGAAGGATACCAGGGCGAATATGTGACTGAAATTGCCAGAGAGATTGACTCTAAAAGAATCTCCATTCCCGAAAAAGATTCCGAAATTGTTCCATTTTTTACGGAATATTCCAAAATCCGGATCCTTGCCGAAATAAAAAAAGATTTGGATGCCCTTCATGTTTATTTTTCGGACTGGTTCTCCGAAAAAGAACTTTACGACACCGGTATGGTAAACAAGACCCTGGAAGAATTGAGAAAAAAAGGACTTTTATACGAACATGAGGGGGGAACCTGGTTTGCGACGACCCGTTTTGGGGATGATAAGGACCGTATTGTTATAAAAAGCAGCGGGGAGAAGACCTATTATGCCTCCGATATCGCTTACCATTACCAAAAATATCAACGGGGGTTCGACCGGGTTATTAATATTTGGGGCGCCGACCACCACGGTTATATTTTAAGAGTGAAAGCCGCGGTGGAGGCCCTGGGGTTTGACCCTAAAACATTAAATATTCTCCTCCTTCAATTGGTCAATCTGGTGCGGGAAGGAAAGCCTGTGCCCATGTCAAAACGAGCCGGGGAATATGTGACGCTTCGGGACGTTTTTAATGAAGTTGGCGTGGATTCGACCCGTTTTTTCTTTTTAACGCGGGGATCAGATAATGCTCTTGATTTTGATCTGGAACTGGCCAAGAAACAATCGAATGAAAATCCGGTCTATTATATTCAATATGCCCACGCGAGAATCTGTTCAGTTTTAAGAAACGCGGAAGAAAAAAAGATTGACCTTTCCGGGAAAGAAGTGAATCTTTCTTTGTTAACCCTTCCCCAGGAATTTGCGCTGATGAAACAGCTGGCTTATTACCCGATGCTCATTCAAGAATGTGCCGAGGCACTGGAACCTCACCGGTTATCATTTTATCTTCAGGACCTCGCCGGCCTCCTCCATCAATATTATTACAAAAATAGAATTATTTCTGATGACCTCGCCTTGACCCGGAGCCGTCTTTATTTAACGCAGGCCATAAAAATTGTCTTAAATAACGCACTGGGAGTTCTGGGAATCAATGCGCCGGAGAAAATGTAA
- the tgt gene encoding tRNA guanosine(34) transglycosylase Tgt, translating into MEFKIFSKDGGSKARTGLIKTAHGEIHTPVFMPVGTQGTVKSMTPRDLIEVGAEIVLGNTYHLYLRPGDRQISHLGGLHSFMSWKRPILTDSGGFQVFSLGQLTKVTEEGVYFKSHLDGSSHLFSPEETTGIQENLGSDFMMALDECLPYPASYEETERSLNLTTRWAARCQKAQKRKKDMTLVGIVQGGFYKPLREVSLNQLLELNFPAYALGGLSVGEPKPLMYEMMEFILPAFPADKPRYVMGVGTPEDLVQGVLLGVDLFDCTLPTRHARTGQLFTRFGEINIKNAQYAADTEPVDSLCECYTCKNFTRAYLRHLFASKEILGIHLNTLHNLYYYLKLMREIREAIDQGNFEAFCKHFYRVRGTLTANC; encoded by the coding sequence TTGGAATTTAAAATTTTTTCAAAAGATGGAGGCTCAAAGGCCCGGACCGGTTTAATCAAAACGGCCCATGGAGAAATTCATACCCCTGTTTTTATGCCGGTAGGAACGCAGGGAACGGTTAAGTCAATGACGCCGAGGGATCTTATCGAAGTTGGAGCGGAAATTGTTTTAGGAAATACCTATCACCTGTACTTGAGGCCGGGAGACCGCCAAATTTCCCATTTGGGGGGGCTTCATTCCTTTATGTCATGGAAAAGGCCGATCTTGACCGATAGCGGCGGTTTCCAGGTTTTCAGCCTCGGACAGCTGACCAAGGTGACTGAAGAAGGCGTCTATTTCAAATCACATTTAGACGGATCGTCTCACCTCTTCTCTCCGGAAGAGACCACCGGGATTCAGGAAAATCTTGGGTCTGATTTCATGATGGCGCTGGATGAGTGTTTGCCCTATCCCGCGTCCTACGAAGAGACCGAACGGTCTCTCAATTTGACGACCCGATGGGCCGCGCGGTGCCAGAAGGCCCAAAAAAGAAAAAAAGATATGACGTTGGTGGGAATCGTTCAGGGAGGGTTTTATAAGCCGCTCCGGGAGGTGAGCCTTAACCAGCTTTTAGAGCTGAATTTTCCGGCGTACGCGCTGGGCGGCCTTTCGGTCGGAGAGCCTAAACCGTTGATGTATGAAATGATGGAGTTTATTCTCCCCGCTTTTCCGGCGGATAAACCCCGTTATGTCATGGGGGTTGGAACGCCGGAAGACCTTGTCCAGGGAGTTTTGCTGGGGGTCGATCTTTTTGATTGCACGCTTCCGACCCGCCACGCCAGGACGGGGCAGCTTTTCACCCGCTTTGGGGAAATCAATATTAAGAACGCCCAATATGCCGCTGATACCGAGCCTGTTGATTCTTTGTGCGAGTGTTATACCTGCAAGAATTTTACACGGGCCTATCTCAGGCATTTATTCGCTTCAAAAGAAATTCTTGGAATTCACTTAAATACCCTTCATAACCTTTATTATTATTTAAAGTTAATGAGAGAGATCAGAGAAGCCATTGACCAGGGGAATTTCGAAGCCTTTTGCAAACATTTTTATCGGGTTCGAGGAACTTTAACGGCAAACTGTTAA
- the yajC gene encoding preprotein translocase subunit YajC yields MLNLLAYAQSAPASGGPEGNILATLIPFALIFVVFYFLLILPQQKKSKSLKKMLESLKKGDRVVTLGGIIGTITSIAQDVVTLQVSDNVRIKVVRDSITGFRKGEEEGEKSASA; encoded by the coding sequence ATGTTGAATTTATTAGCTTATGCCCAGAGCGCTCCGGCGAGCGGGGGCCCTGAAGGGAATATATTGGCGACACTTATTCCGTTTGCTTTGATTTTTGTCGTTTTTTACTTTCTTTTAATTCTTCCTCAGCAGAAAAAATCAAAAAGTCTTAAAAAGATGCTGGAATCGCTCAAGAAGGGAGACCGCGTGGTGACGCTTGGAGGCATCATTGGGACGATTACGAGCATTGCGCAGGACGTTGTGACTTTACAGGTTTCAGATAATGTCCGGATAAAGGTGGTCCGTGACAGTATTACCGGTTTCAGAAAAGGGGAAGAAGAAGGAGAAAAGAGCGCCTCGGCGTAA
- the secD gene encoding protein translocase subunit SecD — MKKGIKGRVVLIILTVLLSILFFLPSTRYFSSLPAWWGKYLPSKGITLGLDLQGGIHLVLEVEEDQAVENNLDQMITGIKDAANEKKLEISGIKKTAPLEISVDYPKKEEKEPLLKIVTEQFPSLLSKETRENSFLLTLSGDEVKRLKEDAVARSMETIRNRIDQFGVAEPLIQRQGTNQILIQLPGVKNPQQALDLIKTTAVLSFKLLDEESPVARELPNSIKPEDEVKMMAEFGPKVPEGDEILFERIVDKETQAVTKRPYLVKKRSLLTGDRLSDARMSFDEFNKPYVSVTFDSNGARQFESITGENIKKRLAIILDRNIYSAPVIQDRISGGRAQISGGFTPEEATALAIVLRAGALPAPVKIIQNVTVGPSLGQDSIEKGIRAAKWGTLLVVVFMIFYYRMAGVIADFALGLNVVLLIGALAALNATLTLPGIAGIILTIGMSVDSNVLIFERIREELRTGKPVRLAIDAGYEKAFLTIIDSHVTTLITALVLFIFGTGPIKGFAVSLSLGVTINLFTSLLGTKVIFDFINSKRKLETLSI; from the coding sequence ATGAAAAAAGGGATTAAAGGAAGAGTCGTTCTAATTATATTAACCGTTCTGTTATCAATTCTGTTTTTTTTACCTTCCACACGGTATTTTTCCTCTTTACCCGCGTGGTGGGGAAAATATCTTCCGAGCAAGGGAATCACTTTGGGACTTGATTTACAGGGCGGGATTCATCTTGTTTTGGAGGTAGAAGAAGACCAGGCCGTCGAAAATAATCTCGACCAAATGATCACGGGAATTAAAGACGCCGCCAATGAAAAGAAATTAGAGATAAGCGGCATAAAGAAAACCGCGCCTCTGGAAATTTCAGTCGACTATCCGAAGAAAGAGGAGAAAGAGCCCCTTTTAAAAATCGTCACTGAACAGTTCCCGTCTCTCCTTTCAAAAGAAACCAGAGAAAACTCATTTTTATTGACCCTTTCAGGGGATGAAGTGAAACGCCTAAAAGAGGACGCTGTTGCCAGATCCATGGAAACGATCCGGAACCGGATTGACCAGTTTGGCGTCGCGGAACCTTTAATTCAGCGGCAAGGGACCAACCAGATTTTAATCCAGCTCCCCGGCGTAAAGAATCCCCAGCAAGCGCTTGATTTAATCAAAACCACCGCGGTGTTGTCCTTTAAACTTTTGGATGAGGAAAGCCCTGTCGCAAGAGAACTCCCGAACAGTATCAAGCCTGAAGATGAAGTTAAAATGATGGCTGAATTCGGTCCAAAAGTTCCGGAAGGGGATGAAATTTTATTTGAACGGATCGTCGATAAAGAGACTCAGGCCGTTACAAAAAGACCCTATTTAGTCAAGAAACGCTCTCTTTTAACCGGAGATCGGTTAAGTGATGCCCGAATGTCGTTCGATGAATTCAATAAGCCCTACGTATCGGTGACATTCGACAGTAACGGAGCCCGTCAGTTTGAAAGCATAACGGGAGAAAATATCAAAAAACGACTGGCGATCATCCTGGATCGGAATATTTATTCAGCTCCGGTGATTCAAGACCGGATCAGTGGCGGACGGGCCCAGATTTCCGGCGGATTCACGCCTGAAGAAGCGACGGCTCTTGCCATCGTTTTACGGGCGGGCGCGCTTCCGGCACCTGTTAAAATCATTCAAAACGTAACCGTAGGCCCTTCTTTAGGTCAGGATTCGATTGAAAAGGGCATCCGGGCCGCAAAATGGGGAACTTTGCTGGTGGTTGTTTTCATGATTTTCTATTATCGCATGGCTGGAGTCATTGCTGATTTTGCTTTAGGATTGAATGTCGTCTTGCTCATTGGCGCTTTGGCGGCTTTAAACGCGACGCTGACCCTTCCAGGCATTGCCGGAATCATTTTAACCATCGGGATGTCGGTCGACTCCAACGTTCTGATTTTTGAGCGGATCAGGGAGGAGCTTAGAACCGGGAAACCGGTACGATTGGCGATTGATGCGGGATATGAAAAGGCTTTTTTGACGATCATTGATTCCCACGTAACGACCTTGATTACGGCGCTGGTTCTTTTTATTTTCGGAACCGGTCCGATTAAAGGGTTTGCCGTATCGTTAAGCCTGGGGGTGACCATTAACTTATTTACATCGCTGTTAGGCACTAAAGTGATCTTTGATTTTATTAATTCAAAAAGAAAATTGGAAACCTTGAGCATTTAA